One genomic window of Sphingomonas sp. C3-2 includes the following:
- the grxC gene encoding glutaredoxin 3, with translation MPKIEIYTKFTCGYCARAKALLDAKGASFEEFEISNGGPKREEMISRAHGRTTVPQIFIDGRHIGGCDDLYALEADGRLDPLLAA, from the coding sequence ATGCCGAAGATCGAGATCTATACCAAGTTTACCTGCGGTTATTGCGCGCGTGCCAAGGCGTTGCTCGATGCGAAGGGCGCGTCCTTCGAAGAGTTCGAGATTTCCAACGGCGGGCCGAAGCGGGAAGAGATGATCAGCCGCGCGCATGGCCGCACCACCGTTCCGCAGATATTTATCGATGGCCGGCACATTGGCGGTTGTGATGATCTTTATGCGCTTGAGGCCGACGGCAGACTCGATCCGCTGCTCGCGGCCTGA
- a CDS encoding DUF1178 family protein gives MIVFDLRCGDGHVFEAWFGSSSDYESQRERGLISCPLCGDNKVEKAVMAPNVAAKGNRRSEVAPAREGGNDEKLKAVYAALAQAQAEMLKDSDWVGGDFADRAKAMHLGEIERKSIHGQATPEQARELIEEGVEIAALPLPVVPPEARN, from the coding sequence ATGATCGTTTTCGATCTTCGATGCGGGGACGGCCATGTGTTCGAGGCTTGGTTCGGATCCTCCTCCGATTATGAAAGCCAGCGCGAGCGCGGTCTTATTTCGTGCCCCTTGTGCGGGGACAATAAGGTTGAAAAGGCAGTGATGGCGCCGAATGTCGCGGCAAAAGGCAACCGCAGGTCGGAGGTCGCGCCTGCACGCGAAGGCGGAAACGACGAGAAGCTAAAGGCCGTGTACGCCGCGCTCGCGCAGGCGCAGGCCGAAATGCTCAAGGATTCGGATTGGGTGGGCGGCGACTTTGCCGACCGCGCCAAGGCGATGCATCTGGGCGAAATCGAGCGCAAGTCGATCCACGGACAGGCCACGCCCGAGCAGGCCCGCGAACTGATCGAGGAAGGCGTCGAGATCGCCGCCTTGCCCTTGCCCGTTGTCCCGCCCGAGGCAAGAAACTAG
- a CDS encoding nuclear transport factor 2 family protein yields MNSEQIASIEARLAEVEARLEIMDLEAEYARSWDAADPEGWAEVFTSDGVFEMSPVGIQPNRLQRGHIELAAFCRETSTHYRGLHYMHLPRLSINGDVAYARLHFEWIGLYNPRENYRGRRDAAGYYDVTYRKENGRWRMAHRLEKQITGQIADGYDIYLSESFPSTTA; encoded by the coding sequence ATGAACAGTGAGCAAATCGCCTCGATCGAAGCCCGACTAGCGGAAGTCGAAGCCCGGCTGGAGATCATGGATCTCGAGGCCGAATATGCCCGGTCGTGGGACGCCGCCGATCCCGAGGGGTGGGCAGAAGTCTTCACCAGTGACGGCGTCTTTGAAATGAGCCCTGTCGGGATCCAACCCAATCGCCTTCAACGCGGACACATCGAACTGGCAGCATTCTGCCGCGAAACATCGACCCATTATCGCGGGCTCCACTACATGCACCTGCCGCGGCTCAGCATCAACGGTGATGTGGCCTATGCCCGGCTCCATTTTGAATGGATCGGCCTGTACAACCCCCGGGAAAATTACCGCGGTCGACGCGACGCCGCCGGATATTACGACGTCACCTACCGAAAGGAGAACGGCCGCTGGCGCATGGCGCACCGGCTTGAGAAGCAAATCACCGGGCAAATCGCGGACGGTTACGACATCTACCTGTCTGAGAGTTTTCCCTCCACGACAGCCTGA
- a CDS encoding ComF family protein encodes MALVQQRRALDKGRMRSAASFLRSICDFALPPRCPGCGTVVDGDHRFCISCWQQMEFLGGGGCAACGVPLPPTAMAGIHCGPCLASPPDHDGVRAAVVYGEMARRVVLKLKYGRRPGMAHIIAGQLGRFVVAEEADGPSGLLVPVPLHRWRLWSRGYNQSMLIARLVSRQTGVSLAPALLKRTRATPSLRNLGAKARAKAVRGAFRVAADARANITGRTIWLIDDVYTSGATANACARALKRAGAKRVILLCWARVLQSDVDNGGAEPHLAGKG; translated from the coding sequence ATGGCGCTTGTGCAACAGCGCCGTGCGTTGGACAAGGGGCGGATGCGGTCGGCAGCTTCCTTCCTGCGTTCGATTTGCGATTTTGCGCTGCCCCCGCGCTGCCCGGGCTGCGGCACGGTGGTCGACGGCGATCACCGCTTCTGCATCTCCTGCTGGCAGCAGATGGAATTTCTGGGGGGCGGGGGCTGTGCGGCCTGCGGGGTGCCATTGCCGCCAACGGCAATGGCGGGAATACACTGTGGCCCATGCCTCGCGTCGCCGCCCGATCATGATGGTGTACGCGCGGCGGTGGTTTACGGCGAGATGGCGCGGCGTGTCGTGCTCAAGCTCAAATATGGCAGGCGTCCGGGCATGGCGCATATCATCGCCGGTCAGCTTGGGCGTTTTGTCGTTGCCGAGGAAGCGGATGGGCCATCGGGTCTGCTCGTTCCGGTTCCGCTCCACCGATGGCGGCTGTGGTCGCGGGGGTATAACCAGTCGATGCTGATCGCACGGCTTGTCTCCCGACAGACGGGGGTATCGTTGGCGCCAGCATTGCTGAAAAGAACGCGCGCCACACCATCTCTGCGTAACCTTGGGGCGAAGGCGCGGGCCAAGGCGGTGCGGGGCGCCTTTCGTGTTGCGGCTGACGCGCGCGCCAATATTACCGGGCGAACGATCTGGTTGATCGACGATGTCTACACCAGCGGTGCTACCGCCAATGCCTGCGCGCGGGCGCTCAAAAGGGCAGGGGCGAAAAGGGTTATCCTCCTGTGCTGGGCGCGCGTGCTGCAGTCCGATGTTGACAATGGCGGCGCGGAACCACACCTCGCAGGGAAAGGATGA
- a CDS encoding carbon-nitrogen hydrolase family protein, producing MRIALLQMTSGIDPAANAATLSAAAREARAGGARMLFTPEMTGLLDRDRERSRGRLRDAAHDPVLRAARAAAAEQGLWIHIGSLALSGERADGRLVNRGFVIDDRGMVRASYDKMHLFDVDLPTGESWRESAAYAPGDGTTLIDTPAGVLGLAICYDLRFPALFQALSAAGAEILALPAAFTVPTGRAHWHTLLRARAIETGCFVVAAAQTGIHEDGRETYGHSLVIDPWGEVLLDMGDAPGIGFAEIDLARIADVRARIPVLAHRREIPAPERAK from the coding sequence ATGCGTATTGCCCTGTTGCAGATGACGAGCGGGATCGATCCCGCGGCCAATGCCGCCACTTTGAGCGCGGCTGCGCGTGAGGCGCGTGCCGGCGGTGCGCGGATGCTGTTCACCCCGGAAATGACCGGGCTTCTGGATCGCGACAGGGAGCGTTCGCGCGGGCGCCTGCGTGATGCCGCGCATGATCCGGTGCTGCGCGCAGCGCGGGCGGCTGCGGCCGAACAGGGGCTATGGATCCATATCGGTTCGCTCGCGCTTTCGGGCGAGCGTGCCGACGGACGCCTCGTCAACCGTGGCTTCGTGATCGACGATCGGGGTATGGTCCGCGCCAGCTACGACAAGATGCATCTCTTCGATGTCGATCTGCCGACAGGCGAAAGCTGGCGGGAGTCGGCTGCTTACGCGCCTGGGGACGGCACGACGCTGATCGATACGCCCGCAGGCGTGCTGGGCCTCGCCATTTGCTACGATCTCCGCTTTCCGGCGCTGTTTCAGGCGCTGTCGGCCGCCGGCGCCGAAATACTCGCCTTGCCCGCCGCCTTCACCGTGCCGACGGGGCGGGCGCACTGGCATACGCTGCTCCGCGCGCGCGCGATCGAAACCGGCTGTTTCGTCGTCGCCGCTGCGCAGACGGGCATCCATGAAGATGGCCGTGAAACCTATGGTCATTCGCTCGTGATCGATCCGTGGGGTGAAGTGCTGCTCGACATGGGCGATGCGCCGGGCATTGGCTTTGCCGAGATCGATCTGGCGCGCATCGCCGATGTGCGTGCGCGGATTCCGGTTCTTGCACATCGGCGTGAGATACCGGCACCGGAGCGCGCGAAATGA